In Oscillatoria acuminata PCC 6304, a single window of DNA contains:
- the dndC gene encoding DNA phosphorothioation system sulfurtransferase DndC — protein sequence MTEQAQMSLFPPRTVEELVEDIDNLTKEIQALYCLDEIPWIIGYSGGKDSTTILQLIWNAIADLPLSKRTKKIYVITTDTLVENPIVSAWVRKSIDRMKAAAREQKMPFEPHLLNPQVKDTFWVCLIGKGYPAPRHGFRWCTDRLKIQPVNHFIRDVVRINGETIVVLGTRKAESSKRAMTMRKHEAGRVRDRLSPNARLPNSLVYSPIEDWRNDEVWIYLNQWSNPWGQSNKDLFTMYRGATADNECPLVVDTTTPSCGDSRFGCWVCTLVNQDKSMQAMIQNDDEKEWMMPLLEIRNELDIHEDGDKRDFRRIYGKVELFERNNEGEMAVVPIPGPYLKKWREHWLRKVLSAQTKIRKNGPEDMRDITLITLAELSEIRRIWLEEKHEFDDSLPKIYEEVTGESFTDPRPGAGNQSWGSDEWEVLDEICKPDTMHLELMSKLIGTEYKYHTKSRRTGVYDALEKCFESSSRSQEEAIENAHYKRDLKTAAQEGDVYAIKQLKNRDMKATATDGDVAGIKQLSWGTMKYPSIDTDDDGEN from the coding sequence ATGACAGAACAAGCTCAGATGTCACTTTTTCCGCCTCGGACTGTGGAGGAATTAGTCGAAGATATCGACAACTTAACGAAAGAGATTCAAGCGCTCTACTGTTTAGACGAAATTCCCTGGATCATAGGATATTCAGGAGGTAAAGACAGCACGACAATATTACAGTTAATTTGGAATGCGATCGCTGACCTTCCCCTATCAAAGCGAACTAAGAAAATTTACGTTATTACGACAGATACCCTAGTTGAAAACCCAATTGTTTCGGCTTGGGTGCGTAAATCAATAGATAGGATGAAGGCAGCAGCTAGGGAACAAAAAATGCCATTTGAGCCACATCTGCTGAATCCACAAGTCAAAGATACTTTCTGGGTGTGTTTAATTGGAAAAGGCTATCCAGCACCTCGGCATGGATTTCGTTGGTGTACCGATCGCCTAAAAATTCAGCCAGTCAACCACTTTATCCGTGATGTAGTCAGAATTAATGGGGAAACGATTGTTGTCTTAGGTACTCGCAAGGCTGAGAGTAGCAAACGTGCCATGACAATGCGAAAGCATGAAGCAGGTAGAGTGCGCGATCGCCTTAGTCCCAATGCTCGATTACCTAATTCTTTAGTTTATAGTCCTATCGAAGACTGGCGCAATGATGAAGTTTGGATTTATTTGAATCAATGGTCAAATCCCTGGGGACAAAGCAATAAAGATTTATTTACGATGTATCGGGGTGCAACAGCAGACAATGAATGTCCCCTTGTCGTTGATACCACTACCCCAAGTTGTGGGGATTCTCGCTTTGGTTGCTGGGTTTGTACCCTTGTCAATCAAGATAAATCCATGCAAGCGATGATCCAAAATGATGATGAAAAAGAATGGATGATGCCCCTATTGGAAATTCGCAATGAATTAGACATTCATGAAGATGGTGATAAAAGAGACTTCCGTCGTATTTATGGAAAAGTTGAACTTTTTGAGCGCAATAATGAAGGGGAAATGGCTGTCGTGCCTATTCCTGGACCATATTTAAAAAAATGGCGGGAACATTGGCTGAGAAAAGTTCTCTCGGCGCAAACGAAAATCCGAAAAAATGGTCCGGAAGATATGCGGGATATTACCCTCATTACCTTAGCCGAACTTAGCGAAATTCGGAGAATTTGGCTGGAAGAGAAGCATGAATTTGACGATAGCTTGCCTAAGATTTATGAAGAAGTAACTGGGGAATCCTTTACGGACCCTCGTCCTGGCGCTGGCAATCAGTCGTGGGGAAGTGATGAGTGGGAGGTTTTGGATGAAATCTGCAAACCCGATACGATGCACTTGGAATTGATGTCGAAATTGATTGGGACAGAGTACAAGTATCATACTAAATCCCGGCGTACTGGGGTGTATGATGCGTTAGAAAAGTGCTTTGAAAGTAGTTCCCGATCGCAGGAAGAAGCAATTGAGAATGCTCATTACAAGCGGGACCTGAAAACTGCTGCTCAGGAAGGGGATGTTTATGCGATTAAACAACTCAAAAATCGCGATATGAAAGCTACTGCAACTGATGGAGATGTTGCTGGAATTAAGCAGTTAAGTTGGGGGACGATGAAATATCCTAGTATTGATACGGATGATGATGGAGAGAATTAA
- a CDS encoding DNA sulfur modification protein DndB: MTDDLLPQSETPPRLDPVLEPYFAKHHREKCYPGLIFRQGKRQMVQINVPADDLPTLLQAKPSSDNDPDSGKNRPEVKGHAEEIKEYILKRASNGKPWILGTLTANVDPSKIELIELGRGICLVVIPRGVKLDITDGQHRKSAIQDLIIGKSGEVIGDNDFPITIVLEPDFNQCQSDFRDMAQTKQLDKSLLLSFGEFEGRVGITKRVIEEVFMFRGKTEKIKSSPASKKKLIYTTNYLAKLVSCAFAGDANNELREYGVQEAADALINALNQFFGECTQTRHIFKTSAEDLTVDEIDTFKNENLLGRSVGMEILGQLLYCIYDKTDSCFDPNKVSKLAQIDWSRESPLWKDNVVSIDPNAKNPAKRYKITASGNPVRIAINQAKNHLGWI; encoded by the coding sequence ATGACAGATGACTTGTTACCCCAGTCAGAAACGCCTCCCCGCCTTGATCCCGTGCTTGAACCCTATTTCGCAAAGCATCATCGCGAAAAGTGTTATCCCGGGTTAATTTTTCGCCAGGGGAAACGGCAGATGGTGCAAATCAATGTCCCTGCCGATGATTTGCCGACGCTTCTCCAAGCAAAACCCTCTAGTGACAACGACCCCGATTCGGGTAAAAATCGCCCAGAAGTTAAGGGTCATGCCGAGGAAATCAAAGAATATATTCTCAAGCGTGCCAGCAACGGTAAACCCTGGATTTTGGGAACCCTAACGGCAAATGTCGATCCCAGCAAGATTGAACTCATTGAATTGGGGAGAGGGATTTGTTTAGTCGTCATTCCTCGGGGAGTAAAGTTAGACATTACAGATGGACAACATCGTAAAAGTGCAATTCAAGATTTGATTATCGGTAAATCGGGCGAGGTAATTGGCGATAATGATTTCCCCATTACTATCGTTTTAGAACCAGATTTTAACCAGTGCCAGAGTGATTTTAGAGATATGGCACAAACCAAGCAACTCGATAAATCACTGCTGTTGTCGTTCGGGGAATTTGAAGGGCGGGTTGGCATCACTAAGCGAGTCATTGAGGAAGTTTTCATGTTCCGAGGGAAGACGGAAAAAATCAAAAGTTCTCCTGCTTCCAAAAAGAAATTAATTTATACCACTAATTATCTAGCTAAACTGGTGAGTTGCGCTTTTGCAGGAGATGCCAATAATGAGCTAAGAGAGTATGGGGTCCAAGAAGCAGCAGATGCACTCATTAATGCCCTCAATCAATTTTTTGGTGAATGTACTCAGACTCGGCATATTTTTAAGACGAGTGCTGAAGATCTGACGGTTGATGAAATTGACACCTTCAAGAATGAAAACCTATTAGGGAGAAGTGTTGGCATGGAGATTTTAGGGCAATTGCTCTATTGTATTTATGACAAAACAGATTCTTGCTTTGATCCCAACAAAGTCTCCAAATTGGCTCAAATTGATTGGTCAAGAGAAAGTCCTTTATGGAAAGACAATGTTGTGTCTATCGACCCTAACGCGAAAAATCCAGCAAAACGTTACAAAATAACGGCAAGTGGAAACCCAGTAAGAATTGCTATAAATCAGGCAAAAAACCATCTAGGATGGATTTAA
- the dndD gene encoding DNA sulfur modification protein DndD has translation MIFIELVLQNFGPYMGRQVIDLRPQIHGETRPIILFGGMNGGGKTTLMDAIRLALYGPRAQCSTRGNLNYSDFLTQCVTRDSDPVEKTRIELVFEHFENDAAVELRIVRYWEANPKDGKDTLGILEGDWPRTDLTNIWDEYIENLLPLGISNLFLFDGEQVKELAEQETPPPVVVDAIQSLLGLELAERLSIDLDILVRRKQKKLASAKQLASLEEIEQKLSKSNEDLEEAKQELGGLQNNLEKAHERQRDAWDKFISEGGKIAAERTQLEKQKRSLEGSLEQMRESLGELAGGSLPLVLIQPLLDEVQVQGEQEAKSLQAKIARDVVKERSSRLVEYLDKLKLKPQQVDKIKFFLEQEDEALDREIGSEEDIWLSADEETLSLLANVLRHELPSQVKLAGEKLQSLEALEVEITFNERQLASAPSPEIYEQLDAALKAAQAAVVKAQGDYNNGQQRCDKLSKEIDGFKKELAVYSETSIERQNDEHIIESSKKVQETLKLFKERLTLRKLNKLEVEVTDCFRYLLHKVDLVHRIAIDKQSFGLSLYNPEGQPVPKHRLSAGEKQLLAIAFLWGLARVSGRHLPVAIDTPLGRLDSSHRNNLIERYFPSASHQVILLSTDTEISKTEYEHLVEQEAIANSYLLKYHPETRKTIVENGYFW, from the coding sequence GTGATTTTTATTGAACTGGTTCTGCAAAACTTTGGTCCTTATATGGGACGACAGGTGATTGATTTACGTCCCCAAATTCATGGGGAAACTCGTCCGATTATCCTGTTTGGGGGGATGAATGGTGGGGGGAAAACTACCCTGATGGATGCCATTCGGTTGGCGCTTTATGGTCCTCGCGCTCAATGTTCGACCCGAGGCAATTTGAATTATAGTGATTTTCTGACTCAATGTGTGACTCGGGATTCGGATCCGGTGGAAAAAACTCGGATTGAGTTGGTGTTTGAGCATTTTGAAAATGATGCGGCAGTGGAGTTGCGGATTGTGCGCTATTGGGAAGCAAATCCCAAGGATGGTAAGGATACTTTAGGGATTTTGGAAGGAGATTGGCCGCGAACGGATTTGACGAATATTTGGGATGAATATATCGAGAATTTGTTGCCGTTGGGGATTTCTAATCTGTTTCTATTTGATGGGGAACAGGTGAAGGAGTTGGCGGAACAGGAAACGCCGCCTCCGGTGGTGGTGGATGCGATTCAATCTTTATTGGGGTTGGAGTTGGCGGAACGGTTATCGATAGATTTGGATATTTTGGTCCGGCGGAAACAGAAGAAGTTGGCAAGTGCAAAGCAGTTGGCGAGTTTAGAAGAAATTGAACAAAAGTTGTCTAAATCTAACGAAGATTTGGAGGAGGCAAAGCAAGAGTTAGGTGGGTTACAAAATAACTTAGAAAAGGCCCATGAACGGCAGCGGGATGCTTGGGATAAGTTTATTTCGGAAGGGGGGAAAATTGCGGCGGAACGGACTCAGTTAGAAAAACAAAAGCGCAGTTTAGAGGGAAGTTTGGAACAGATGCGCGAGTCTTTGGGAGAATTAGCTGGGGGGAGTTTACCTCTGGTGTTGATTCAACCTTTGCTGGATGAGGTGCAGGTTCAAGGGGAACAGGAGGCGAAGTCTCTACAGGCGAAAATTGCGCGGGATGTGGTGAAGGAACGCAGCAGTCGTCTGGTGGAATATCTGGACAAATTGAAGCTGAAACCGCAACAGGTGGATAAGATTAAGTTCTTTTTGGAACAGGAGGATGAGGCACTCGATCGCGAAATTGGTTCGGAAGAGGATATCTGGTTATCGGCGGATGAGGAAACTCTGTCTTTGCTGGCAAATGTTTTGCGTCATGAACTGCCGAGTCAGGTAAAATTGGCGGGAGAAAAGTTGCAGTCTTTGGAAGCATTGGAGGTAGAAATTACGTTCAATGAACGGCAACTGGCGTCGGCACCTTCTCCAGAGATTTATGAACAACTGGATGCGGCATTGAAGGCGGCACAAGCGGCAGTGGTGAAGGCGCAAGGGGACTATAATAATGGTCAGCAGCGATGCGATAAGTTAAGCAAAGAGATTGATGGGTTCAAGAAAGAACTTGCGGTGTACAGTGAAACGAGTATTGAACGCCAAAATGATGAACATATTATTGAGTCATCGAAAAAGGTTCAGGAAACCCTGAAATTGTTTAAAGAACGGTTGACCCTGCGGAAGTTAAATAAGTTAGAGGTGGAGGTAACGGACTGTTTCCGCTATCTGTTACATAAAGTGGATTTAGTCCATCGGATTGCCATTGATAAGCAAAGTTTTGGATTGTCTCTGTACAACCCCGAGGGTCAACCTGTGCCGAAACATCGTCTTTCGGCGGGGGAAAAGCAGTTGTTGGCGATCGCCTTTTTGTGGGGATTGGCGCGAGTCTCGGGACGGCATCTCCCGGTGGCGATCGATACGCCATTGGGACGGTTGGATTCTTCCCATCGGAATAATCTAATTGAACGCTATTTTCCCTCAGCATCCCATCAAGTGATTCTGTTATCTACGGATACAGAAATTAGCAAAACTGAGTATGAACATCTCGTAGAACAAGAGGCGATCGCCAACAGCTACCTCCTCAAATATCACCCCGAAACCCGAAAAACCATTGTAGAAAATGGCTATTTCTGGTAA
- a CDS encoding DGQHR domain-containing protein yields the protein MNPPRKPATDLASKILEQENSDREALALLLDRHLSRSDRLLVQKTQMGNTEAFIGSVTLEWLSSRVRFASQLPLFQKKYDPQTDNVVRDRETIDELLQRPLDWSRQAALTLYLVARKNHKFPALLVVQSPPWVDNPDAPEWDKTGRSRQSSCDFVALDKDNTIGLLDVSEKVAIFALDGQHRLMGVQGLMELIKTGRLQRYNKNKKAVGEAITVDDLKQQYQVESADLQNLASERIGIEFIPAVLEGETRDEARRRVRSIFVHVNLMAVNLSKGQLAVLNEDDGFSIIARKVAVTHPLLKEKKKRNARVNWDSATVAAKSTVLTTLQALKDMSERYLGPKFPQWRSANNKGLVPIRPEDDELEEGLEEFNALFDGLSSLVSYQQLDSGTETPEMRRFSHEKGSGDGNLLFRPIGQIALAQAMGILVFEKGFSLKELIEKLQEFDVDGGFSGMEYSQSLWYGVLYDPNKRRVLVSGRDLAAKLLVYILGGIEDDYERANLRKALADARTFEGKAVSFEGKFVKPKEVGLPEVL from the coding sequence ATGAACCCTCCCCGGAAACCAGCAACAGACCTTGCCAGCAAAATCCTGGAACAGGAAAATAGCGATCGCGAAGCATTGGCGCTATTGCTGGATCGCCACCTCTCCCGCAGCGATCGCCTCCTGGTCCAGAAAACCCAGATGGGGAATACCGAGGCATTTATTGGATCCGTGACCTTAGAATGGTTAAGCAGTCGGGTTCGTTTCGCCTCCCAACTGCCACTCTTTCAGAAAAAATATGACCCCCAAACCGATAATGTCGTCCGGGACCGGGAAACCATTGACGAACTGCTGCAACGTCCCCTAGATTGGTCCCGCCAAGCAGCTTTGACTCTGTATTTAGTGGCACGAAAAAATCATAAGTTTCCAGCATTGTTAGTGGTGCAAAGTCCGCCGTGGGTGGATAATCCTGATGCGCCAGAGTGGGATAAAACTGGGCGATCGCGTCAATCCAGTTGTGATTTCGTTGCCTTAGACAAAGACAACACCATCGGACTCTTAGATGTCTCTGAAAAAGTAGCAATTTTTGCTCTCGATGGTCAACATCGACTAATGGGAGTCCAGGGATTAATGGAACTGATTAAAACCGGACGACTCCAACGGTATAACAAAAATAAAAAAGCAGTAGGTGAGGCAATTACTGTCGATGATTTAAAACAACAATATCAGGTTGAATCGGCAGACCTGCAAAATTTAGCCTCCGAAAGAATCGGCATTGAATTTATTCCCGCAGTTTTGGAAGGAGAAACCCGAGACGAAGCAAGGCGGAGGGTTCGCTCAATTTTTGTTCATGTTAACTTGATGGCGGTCAATCTGAGTAAAGGACAACTTGCTGTTTTAAATGAAGATGATGGATTTTCGATTATAGCGCGGAAAGTAGCAGTCACTCATCCTTTATTGAAAGAGAAAAAGAAACGGAATGCGCGGGTGAATTGGGATAGTGCTACGGTTGCGGCAAAATCAACGGTTTTAACCACACTTCAGGCGCTTAAAGATATGTCGGAACGCTACTTAGGCCCAAAATTTCCCCAGTGGCGATCGGCGAATAACAAAGGCTTGGTGCCGATTCGTCCTGAAGATGATGAATTAGAGGAAGGGTTAGAGGAATTTAACGCATTATTTGATGGATTATCCAGTTTAGTCAGCTATCAGCAACTTGACTCCGGGACAGAAACCCCAGAAATGCGCCGGTTTAGTCATGAAAAAGGCAGCGGTGATGGGAATTTACTGTTTCGTCCCATTGGACAAATTGCCTTAGCGCAAGCGATGGGAATTTTGGTATTTGAGAAAGGGTTTTCTCTGAAAGAGTTGATAGAAAAGTTGCAGGAATTTGATGTGGATGGGGGATTTAGTGGGATGGAATATTCCCAGTCCCTTTGGTATGGGGTTCTATATGACCCCAATAAACGGCGTGTATTAGTTTCGGGTCGGGATTTGGCGGCGAAATTGTTAGTTTATATTTTAGGGGGAATTGAGGATGATTATGAACGCGCCAATCTTCGCAAGGCGTTAGCGGATGCGCGCACCTTTGAAGGGAAAGCAGTCAGTTTTGAGGGGAAATTTGTGAAACCGAAGGAGGTGGGTTTGCCGGAGGTTTTGTGA
- the dndE gene encoding DNA sulfur modification protein DndE, whose amino-acid sequence MEPPLDRIKLSQTAKEQLSKLKRYTKIDQWNILCRWAFCKSLSETSTPSPVPIPADSNVEMSWRVFGGEMSDILILALKQRCHQDGLGTDKETLANQFRLHLHRGIGYLAGDPNIKKIEHLIEVAVASQTGEKESKGKR is encoded by the coding sequence ATGGAACCACCACTCGACCGAATTAAACTCTCTCAAACTGCAAAAGAACAACTCAGTAAACTCAAACGTTATACCAAAATTGACCAATGGAATATTTTATGCCGATGGGCCTTTTGTAAATCCTTGTCCGAAACTTCAACCCCTTCTCCGGTGCCAATTCCTGCCGATAGTAACGTCGAAATGAGTTGGCGAGTCTTTGGGGGGGAAATGTCCGATATTTTAATTTTAGCCTTAAAACAACGCTGTCACCAAGATGGATTGGGGACAGATAAAGAAACCTTGGCGAATCAGTTTCGCTTGCATCTGCATCGGGGAATTGGGTATCTGGCAGGAGACCCGAATATCAAGAAAATTGAGCATTTAATCGAGGTGGCAGTGGCGAGTCAGACTGGGGAGAAAGAATCAAAGGGGAAACGGTGA
- a CDS encoding DNA phosphorothioation-associated protein 4 gives MGAYRIKVAKDKADLVTSLTSSDNKTGVFRHFTDVLVFAAALGAKRKKRVPLGAISKTEPGPIDIDTFVTKGYDLVIKLLAIAETKDSKIIAPNDPDCEEIRAHIFEEYANGGLEILREELRGAVDYTERILLILLSERFKKTTSEPDEFDLSRFL, from the coding sequence ATGGGTGCATATAGAATTAAGGTTGCCAAAGATAAAGCAGATTTAGTCACATCCTTAACCTCATCGGACAACAAAACCGGCGTATTTCGCCACTTTACCGATGTTCTCGTTTTTGCTGCCGCCTTGGGTGCTAAACGCAAAAAACGAGTTCCCCTTGGTGCAATTTCCAAAACTGAACCGGGTCCCATAGACATCGATACCTTTGTCACCAAAGGATATGACTTGGTGATTAAATTACTGGCGATCGCCGAAACCAAAGACTCCAAAATTATTGCACCCAACGACCCCGATTGCGAAGAAATCCGCGCTCATATCTTTGAAGAATATGCCAACGGCGGCCTAGAAATCCTCCGCGAAGAGTTACGAGGTGCCGTTGACTATACCGAAAGAATTCTGCTTATACTCCTCTCCGAACGTTTCAAAAAAACCACGTCAGAACCCGATGAATTTGACCTCAGTCGCTTCTTATAA
- a CDS encoding DUF1499 domain-containing protein, whose translation MYNLSPVKVLTVCFSVTLAILCYLGATPAAFATEIPPNAIASLFSFSGERPDNLGVTMGKLSPCPTSPNCVSSQAEATDKKHQIEPLKYESSAKRAFAHLKEIIEEMENAKVIKSDAHYLYAEFTSSLMGYVDDVEFFLDRKSDVIQVRSASRLGQSDLGVNRKRIEEIRSKFSA comes from the coding sequence ATGTACAACTTATCTCCTGTCAAAGTTCTCACAGTCTGTTTTTCAGTCACCTTGGCAATCTTGTGTTATTTGGGTGCAACTCCTGCGGCATTCGCTACGGAGATTCCACCGAATGCGATCGCCAGTCTGTTTTCCTTTTCCGGGGAACGTCCTGATAATTTAGGCGTTACGATGGGAAAATTATCCCCTTGTCCGACTTCTCCCAATTGTGTCTCTTCTCAAGCGGAAGCAACGGATAAAAAGCATCAAATTGAACCGTTAAAATATGAGTCTTCGGCAAAACGGGCATTTGCTCATCTCAAGGAGATTATCGAAGAGATGGAGAATGCAAAGGTGATTAAATCTGATGCTCATTATCTGTATGCTGAGTTTACCAGTTCTTTGATGGGGTATGTGGATGATGTGGAATTTTTTCTCGATCGCAAGTCCGATGTAATTCAAGTGCGATCGGCATCGCGGTTAGGACAATCTGATTTAGGGGTGAACCGCAAACGAATCGAAGAAATCCGCAGTAAATTTAGCGCCTAG
- the dndB gene encoding DNA sulfur modification protein DndB — protein MLNTAFEYVLPVIRGIQAGREYYVSMCPLRLLPKLFPLEQGETPPENRARRSLNRTRVPQITQYILDNPKSYTIPAITASIDADITFEPLGTEAEGRKVGRLRVPMDARFTINDGQHRRVAFESALKENPDLGYETIPLILFLDVGLKRSQQIFSDLNRYPVRSDPALNLLYDHRDRTAALGRGVYQQVEVFRTLTETERSHLSTRSGKLFILPHICQATLTLLADREGEPLEAQIQQAVDYWNAVSRQIPDWQLVLDRKVSAFEIRRDYLHTQAIVLIGLGAVGATLLRTYPDTWRDHLDPLRQVDWSRSNLEWEGRVIFKGQLSPGSNSVMRMTAYLKQRLNLPLTEEEKHLEQ, from the coding sequence GTGCTAAATACGGCCTTTGAATATGTCTTACCTGTAATCCGAGGAATACAGGCAGGACGAGAATACTATGTATCCATGTGTCCTCTGCGACTGCTGCCGAAACTGTTCCCTTTGGAACAGGGGGAAACACCGCCAGAAAATCGGGCGAGGCGATCGCTGAATCGGACTAGGGTGCCACAAATTACCCAGTATATTTTGGATAATCCCAAGAGTTATACTATCCCGGCGATTACGGCCTCGATTGATGCGGATATCACCTTTGAACCCCTGGGAACCGAGGCGGAAGGGCGAAAAGTCGGACGCTTGCGAGTGCCGATGGATGCGCGATTTACCATCAATGACGGCCAACATCGGCGGGTGGCATTTGAGTCGGCATTGAAGGAGAATCCGGATTTGGGGTATGAAACGATTCCCCTGATTTTGTTTCTGGATGTGGGTTTGAAGCGATCGCAGCAAATCTTTAGTGACCTGAACCGCTACCCAGTGCGATCGGACCCTGCCTTAAACCTGCTGTATGACCATCGCGATCGCACAGCAGCATTAGGCAGAGGAGTATATCAGCAAGTGGAGGTATTCCGCACCCTCACTGAAACCGAACGCAGCCATTTAAGCACCCGGTCTGGTAAACTGTTTATACTCCCCCATATTTGTCAGGCAACCTTGACATTATTGGCAGACCGGGAAGGGGAACCCCTAGAGGCACAAATCCAACAGGCAGTCGATTACTGGAATGCCGTTAGTCGGCAGATTCCAGATTGGCAATTGGTATTAGACCGCAAAGTTAGCGCCTTTGAGATTCGGAGAGATTACCTGCATACCCAGGCGATCGTCTTAATCGGATTAGGCGCAGTGGGTGCCACGTTACTCCGGACCTATCCAGACACCTGGCGAGACCATTTGGACCCCTTGCGGCAAGTCGATTGGTCGCGATCGAATTTAGAATGGGAAGGGAGGGTGATTTTCAAGGGTCAACTCTCCCCAGGGTCAAATAGCGTGATGCGGATGACTGCTTATCTGAAACAGCGCTTAAATTTGCCGTTAACGGAGGAAGAGAAGCATTTGGAACAGTAG